A genome region from Panthera leo isolate Ple1 chromosome A2, P.leo_Ple1_pat1.1, whole genome shotgun sequence includes the following:
- the DCAF1 gene encoding DDB1- and CUL4-associated factor 1 isoform X7, translated as MTTVAVHVDSKAELTTLLEQWEKEHGSGQDMVPILTRMSELIEKETEEYRKGDPDPFDDRHPGRADPECMLGHLLRILFKNDDFMNALVNAYVMTSREPPLNTAACRLLLDIMPGLETAVVFQEKEGIVENLFKWAREADQPLRTYSTGLLGGAMENQDIAANYRDENSQLVAIVLRRLRELQLQEVALRQENKRPSPRKLSSEPLLPLDEEAVDMDYGDMAVDVVDGEQEEASGDMEISFHLDSGHKTSSRVNSAAKPDEGGLRKNKSAKQGDRESFRKAKQKLGFSASDPDRMFVELSNSSWSEMSPWVIGTNYTLYPMTPAIEQRLILQYLTPLGEYQELLPIFMQLGSRELMMFYIDLKQTNDVLLTFEALKHLASLLLHNKFATEFVAHGGVQKLLEIPRPSMAATGVSMCLYYLSYNQDAMERVCMHPHNVLSDVVNYTLWLMECSHASGCCHATMFFSICFSFRAVLELFDRYDGLRRLVNLISTLEILNLEDQGALLSDDEIFASRQTGKHTCMALRKYFEAHLAIKLEQVKQSLQRTEGGILVHPQPPYKACSYTHEQIVEMMEFLIEYGPAQLYWEPAEVFLKLSCVQLLLQLISIACNWKTYYARNDTVRFALDVLAILTVVPKIQLQLAESVDVLDEAGSTVSTVGISIILGVAEGEFFIHDAEIQKSALQIIINCVCGPDNRISSIGKFISGTPRRKLPQTPKSSEHTLAKMWNVVQSNNGIKVLLSLLSIKMPITDADQIRALACKALVGLSRSSTVRQIISKLPLFSSCQIQQLMKEPVLQDKRSDHVKFCKYAAELIERVSGKPLLIGTDVSLARLQKADVVAQSRISFPEKELLLLIRNHLISKGLGETATVLTKEADLPMTAASHSSAFTPVTAAASPVSLPRTPRIANGIATRLGSHASVGATAPPAPTAHPQPRPPQGSLALPGPSYAGNSPLIGRISFIRERPSPCNGRKIRVLRQKSDHGAYSQSPAIKKQLDRHLPSPPTLDSIITEYLREQHARCKNPVATCPPFSLFTPHQCPEPKQRRQAPINFTSRLNRRASFPKYGGVDGGCFDRHLIFSRFRPISVFREANEDESGFTCCAFSARERFLMLGTCTGQLKLYNVFSGQEEASYNCHNSAITHLEPSRDGSLLLTSATWSQPLSALWGMKSVFDMKHSFTEDHYVEFSKHSQDRVIGTKGDIAHIYDIQTGNKLLTLFNPDLANNYKRNCATFNPTDDLVLNDGVLWDVRSAQAIHKFDKFNMNISGVFHPNGLEVIINTEIWDLRTFHLLHTVPALDQCRVVFNHTGTVMYGAMLQADDEDDLMEERMKSPFGSSFRTFNATDYKPIATIDVKRNIFDLCTDTKDCYLAVIENQGSMDALNMDTVCRLYEVGRQRLAEDEDEEEDQRTALTTLIWKMTSSYL; from the exons GAGGGAattgttgagaatcttttcaaaTGGGCCCGAGAGGCTGATCAGCCATTGAGGACGTATTCTACTGGACTGTTAGGAGGTGCTATGGAGAATCAAGACATTGCTGCCAACTATAGAGATGAGAATTCACAGCTG GTGGCAATAGTACTTCGAAGACTGAGGGAGCTACAACTTCAGGAAGTGGCTTTGCGGCAGGAAAACAAGCGTCCCAGCCCGCGAAAGCTCTCCTCTGAACCCCTTTTGCCTCTGGATGAAGAAGCTGTGGATATGGACTATGGCGACATGGCTGTAGATGTAGTGGATGGTGAACAAGAGGAAGCCTCTGGGGACATGGAGATTTCCTTTCATCTTGATTCAGGCCACAAGACCAGTAGTAGAGTGAACTCAGCAGCCAAACCTGACGAGGGAGGATTGAGGAAAAACAAGTCAGCAAAACAGGGTGACAGAGAGAGTTTTAGGAAAGCCAAGCAGAAGTTGGGTTTCTCAGCATCTGATCCAGATCGTATGTTTGTTGAGCTATCTAATAGCAGCTGGTCAGAAATGTCCCCTTGGGTGATTGGCACCAATTATACTCTTTATCCTATGACTCCTGCTATTGAGCAGCGACTCATTCTCCAGTATTTGACCCCCCTAGGAGAATATCAGGAG ttacttcCCATATTCATGCAACTTGGATCACGGGAATTAATGATGTTCTATATTGACCTGAAACAGACTAATGATGTCCTGCTTACATTTGAGGCGCTcaag CACCTTGCATCTCTCCTGCTCCATAACAAGTTTGCCACAGAGTTTGTTGCGCATGGTGGAGTACAGAAATTACTGGAAATTCCTCGTCCTTCTATGGCTGCAACAGGTGTATCCATGTGCTTGTATTACCTGTCCTACAACCAGGATGCCATGGAAAGA gtTTGTATGCATCCCCACAATGTTCTGTCTGATGTGGTGAACTATACTCTGTGGTTAATGGAATGTTCTCATGCCTCAGGATGCTGCCATGCTACCATGTTTTTCTCAATTTGCTTCTCCTTCCGGGCTGTGTTGGAGCTCTTTGACCGCTATGATGGTCTTCGTCGTCTGGTGAATTTG ATCAGTACTTTGGAGATTCTAAATTTGGAAGATCAGGGTGCACTTCTGAGTGATGATGAAATATTTGCTAGCCGCCAAACTGGGAAACATACCTGCATGGCCTTGCGCAAGTACTTTGAGGCTCACCTGGCCATTAAATTGGAACAAGTAAAACAGTCACTTCAGAGGACTGAGGGTGGCATTCTTGTCCATCCTCAACCCCCATACAAG GCGTGTTCATATACTCATGAACAGATTGTGGAAATGATGGAGTTTTTGATAGAGTATGGTCCAGCGCAGCTATATTGGGAACCAGCTGAAGTCTTCCTCAAACTTTCTTGTGTTCAACTCTTGTTGCAGCTTATTTCTATTGCCTGCAATTGGAAGACCTATTATGCAAG GAATGATACTGTGCGCTTTGCTTTGGATGTTCTGGCTATTCTCACTGTTGTGCCAAAAATCCAGCTGCAGTTGGCAGAATCAGTGGATGTGCTAGATGAGGCTGGCTCCACCGTCTCCACTGTAG GTATCAGCATTATTTTGGGAGTGGCTGAGGGTGAGTTCTTTATCCATGATGCTGAAATTCAGAAGTCAGCACTTCAGATTATCATCAATTGTGTTTGTGGCCCGGATAACCGAATTTCCAGTATTGGCAAGTTTATCTCTGGAACTCCTCGGAGAAAGCTGCCTCAGACTCCAAAAAGTAGCGAGCACACCCTGGCCAAGATGTGGAATGTGGTTCAGTCCAACAATGGCATCAAGGTGCTCCTGTCCTTATTATCCATCAAGATGCCCATCACTGATGCAGACCAGATAAGGGCTCTGGCCTGCAAGGCCCTAGTGGGCCTTTCTCGCAGTAGCACTGTCCGGCAGATCATCAGCAAACTGCCCCTTTTCAGCAGCTGCCAGATCCAGCAGTTGATGAAGGAGCCTGTGCTGCAGGACAAGCGCAGTGATCATGTCAAGTTCTGCAAGTATGCCGCTGAGCTCATTGAACGAGTGTCAGGAAAGCCTCTTCTCATTGGCACTGATGTGTCTCTGGCACGACTGCAAAAAGCAGATGTTGTTGCCCAGTCAAGGATTTCCTTCCCTGAGAAAGAGCTGCTTCTGTTGATACGTAACCATCTCATTTCTAAAGGGCTTGGGGAGACAGCAACCGTGCTGACGAAAGAGGCTGACTTGCCCATGACTGCCGCTTCTCATTCTTCTGCCTTCACCCCAGtcactgctgctgcttctcccgtCTCTCTTCCCCGAACACCTCGCATCGCCAACGGCATTGCAACTCGACTGGGCAGCCATGCTTCTGTGGGTGccactgcccctcctgcccccactgcccATCCTCAGCCACGGCCCCCGCAAGGTTCACTAGCCTTGCCTGGCCCATCTTACGCAGGCAATTCCCCCTTGATTGGTAGGATCAGTTTTATCAGAGAGAGGCCATCACCCTGCAATGGCAGGAAAATCAGAGTGTTGCGGCAGAAGTCGGACCATGGCGCCTATAGCCAAAgcccagccataaaaaagcagTTGGACAGACATCTTCCTTCCCCACCTACGCTGGACAGTATCATCACAGAATATCTTAGAGAGCAGCATGCTCGCTGCAAGAACCCAGTTGCCACCTGCCCACCTTTTTCCCTCTTTACTCCTCATCAgtgtcctgagccaaaacagagGCGGCAAGCGCCAATAAACTTTACCTCAAGGCTAAACCGCAGGGCATCATTTCCAAAGTATGGAGGGGTGGATGGCGGATGCTTTGATAGGCACCTTATCTTTAGCAG GTTCCGTCCTATTTCAGTGTTCAGGGAAGCCAATGAGGATGAGAGTGGTTTCACTTGCTGTGCATTCTCAGCACGGGAGCGGTTCCTGATGCTTGGCACCTGCACTGGGCAGTTGAAGCTCTATAATGTGTTTAGTGGACAAGAGGAAGCCAGCTATAACTGTCACAATTCGGCTATCACACATCTTGAACCTTCCAGG GATGGGTCCTTGCTGCTGACATCTGCTACTTGGAGCCAGCCTCTGTCTGCACTTTGGGGAATGAAATCAGTATTTGATAtgaa GCATTCCTTCACAGAAGATCACTATGTTGAGTTCAGTAAGCACTCTCAGGATCGAGTCATAGGTACAAAAGGAGACATTGCCCAC ATTTATGATATTCAGACTGGCAACAAGCTGTTGACTCTGTTTAACCCAGATCTTGCCAACAACTACAAGAGGAACTGTGCCACCTTTAATCCTACAGATGATCTTGTCTTAAATGATGGCGTCCTCTGGGATGTCCGCTCTGCACAAGCCATCCACAAGTTTGACAAGTTCAACATGAACATCAGTGGCGTTTTCCATCCAAATGGGCTGGAGGTCATCATTAATACTGAGATT TGGGATCTTCGCACTTTCCATCTTTTACACACAGTTCCTGCTCTGGATCAGTGTCGTGTTGTGTTCAACCACACGGGGACAGTGATGTATGGAG CTATGTTGCAGGCAGATGATGAGGATGACTTAATGGAAGAGAGGATGAAAAGCCCTTTTGGATCATCCTTCCGAACATTTAATGCAACTGACTACAAACCTATAG caACCATTGATGTGAAACGGAACATCTTTGACCTGTGTACAGACACCAAAGACTGCTATCTTGCTGTCATTGAG AACCAAGGCAGCATGGATGCTCTGAACATGGACACAGTATGCAGGCTATATGAAGTGGGCAGGCAACGTTTGGCAGAGGatgaggatgaagaggaggaCCAG
- the DCAF1 gene encoding DDB1- and CUL4-associated factor 1 isoform X8 translates to MTSREPPLNTAACRLLLDIMPGLETAVVFQEKEGIVENLFKWAREADQPLRTYSTGLLGGAMENQDIAANYRDENSQLVAIVLRRLRELQLQEVALRQENKRPSPRKLSSEPLLPLDEEAVDMDYGDMAVDVVDGEQEEASGDMEISFHLDSGHKTSSRVNSAAKPDEGGLRKNKSAKQGDRESFRKAKQKLGFSASDPDRMFVELSNSSWSEMSPWVIGTNYTLYPMTPAIEQRLILQYLTPLGEYQELLPIFMQLGSRELMMFYIDLKQTNDVLLTFEALKHLASLLLHNKFATEFVAHGGVQKLLEIPRPSMAATGVSMCLYYLSYNQDAMERVCMHPHNVLSDVVNYTLWLMECSHASGCCHATMFFSICFSFRAVLELFDRYDGLRRLVNLISTLEILNLEDQGALLSDDEIFASRQTGKHTCMALRKYFEAHLAIKLEQVKQSLQRTEGGILVHPQPPYKACSYTHEQIVEMMEFLIEYGPAQLYWEPAEVFLKLSCVQLLLQLISIACNWKTYYARNDTVRFALDVLAILTVVPKIQLQLAESVDVLDEAGSTVSTVGISIILGVAEGEFFIHDAEIQKSALQIIINCVCGPDNRISSIGKFISGTPRRKLPQTPKSSEHTLAKMWNVVQSNNGIKVLLSLLSIKMPITDADQIRALACKALVGLSRSSTVRQIISKLPLFSSCQIQQLMKEPVLQDKRSDHVKFCKYAAELIERVSGKPLLIGTDVSLARLQKADVVAQSRISFPEKELLLLIRNHLISKGLGETATVLTKEADLPMTAASHSSAFTPVTAAASPVSLPRTPRIANGIATRLGSHASVGATAPPAPTAHPQPRPPQGSLALPGPSYAGNSPLIGRISFIRERPSPCNGRKIRVLRQKSDHGAYSQSPAIKKQLDRHLPSPPTLDSIITEYLREQHARCKNPVATCPPFSLFTPHQCPEPKQRRQAPINFTSRLNRRASFPKYGGVDGGCFDRHLIFSRFRPISVFREANEDESGFTCCAFSARERFLMLGTCTGQLKLYNVFSGQEEASYNCHNSAITHLEPSRDGSLLLTSATWSQPLSALWGMKSVFDMKHSFTEDHYVEFSKHSQDRVIGTKGDIAHIYDIQTGNKLLTLFNPDLANNYKRNCATFNPTDDLVLNDGVLWDVRSAQAIHKFDKFNMNISGVFHPNGLEVIINTEIWDLRTFHLLHTVPALDQCRVVFNHTGTVMYGAMLQADDEDDLMEERMKSPFGSSFRTFNATDYKPIATIDVKRNIFDLCTDTKDCYLAVIENQGSMDALNMDTVCRLYEVGRQRLAEDEDEEEDQKQMEEEEQEEEDDDEDDDDTDDLDELDTDQLLEAELEEDDNNENAGEDGDNDFSPSDEELANLLEEGEDGEDEDSDADEEVELILGDTDSSDNSDLEDDIILSLNE, encoded by the exons GAGGGAattgttgagaatcttttcaaaTGGGCCCGAGAGGCTGATCAGCCATTGAGGACGTATTCTACTGGACTGTTAGGAGGTGCTATGGAGAATCAAGACATTGCTGCCAACTATAGAGATGAGAATTCACAGCTG GTGGCAATAGTACTTCGAAGACTGAGGGAGCTACAACTTCAGGAAGTGGCTTTGCGGCAGGAAAACAAGCGTCCCAGCCCGCGAAAGCTCTCCTCTGAACCCCTTTTGCCTCTGGATGAAGAAGCTGTGGATATGGACTATGGCGACATGGCTGTAGATGTAGTGGATGGTGAACAAGAGGAAGCCTCTGGGGACATGGAGATTTCCTTTCATCTTGATTCAGGCCACAAGACCAGTAGTAGAGTGAACTCAGCAGCCAAACCTGACGAGGGAGGATTGAGGAAAAACAAGTCAGCAAAACAGGGTGACAGAGAGAGTTTTAGGAAAGCCAAGCAGAAGTTGGGTTTCTCAGCATCTGATCCAGATCGTATGTTTGTTGAGCTATCTAATAGCAGCTGGTCAGAAATGTCCCCTTGGGTGATTGGCACCAATTATACTCTTTATCCTATGACTCCTGCTATTGAGCAGCGACTCATTCTCCAGTATTTGACCCCCCTAGGAGAATATCAGGAG ttacttcCCATATTCATGCAACTTGGATCACGGGAATTAATGATGTTCTATATTGACCTGAAACAGACTAATGATGTCCTGCTTACATTTGAGGCGCTcaag CACCTTGCATCTCTCCTGCTCCATAACAAGTTTGCCACAGAGTTTGTTGCGCATGGTGGAGTACAGAAATTACTGGAAATTCCTCGTCCTTCTATGGCTGCAACAGGTGTATCCATGTGCTTGTATTACCTGTCCTACAACCAGGATGCCATGGAAAGA gtTTGTATGCATCCCCACAATGTTCTGTCTGATGTGGTGAACTATACTCTGTGGTTAATGGAATGTTCTCATGCCTCAGGATGCTGCCATGCTACCATGTTTTTCTCAATTTGCTTCTCCTTCCGGGCTGTGTTGGAGCTCTTTGACCGCTATGATGGTCTTCGTCGTCTGGTGAATTTG ATCAGTACTTTGGAGATTCTAAATTTGGAAGATCAGGGTGCACTTCTGAGTGATGATGAAATATTTGCTAGCCGCCAAACTGGGAAACATACCTGCATGGCCTTGCGCAAGTACTTTGAGGCTCACCTGGCCATTAAATTGGAACAAGTAAAACAGTCACTTCAGAGGACTGAGGGTGGCATTCTTGTCCATCCTCAACCCCCATACAAG GCGTGTTCATATACTCATGAACAGATTGTGGAAATGATGGAGTTTTTGATAGAGTATGGTCCAGCGCAGCTATATTGGGAACCAGCTGAAGTCTTCCTCAAACTTTCTTGTGTTCAACTCTTGTTGCAGCTTATTTCTATTGCCTGCAATTGGAAGACCTATTATGCAAG GAATGATACTGTGCGCTTTGCTTTGGATGTTCTGGCTATTCTCACTGTTGTGCCAAAAATCCAGCTGCAGTTGGCAGAATCAGTGGATGTGCTAGATGAGGCTGGCTCCACCGTCTCCACTGTAG GTATCAGCATTATTTTGGGAGTGGCTGAGGGTGAGTTCTTTATCCATGATGCTGAAATTCAGAAGTCAGCACTTCAGATTATCATCAATTGTGTTTGTGGCCCGGATAACCGAATTTCCAGTATTGGCAAGTTTATCTCTGGAACTCCTCGGAGAAAGCTGCCTCAGACTCCAAAAAGTAGCGAGCACACCCTGGCCAAGATGTGGAATGTGGTTCAGTCCAACAATGGCATCAAGGTGCTCCTGTCCTTATTATCCATCAAGATGCCCATCACTGATGCAGACCAGATAAGGGCTCTGGCCTGCAAGGCCCTAGTGGGCCTTTCTCGCAGTAGCACTGTCCGGCAGATCATCAGCAAACTGCCCCTTTTCAGCAGCTGCCAGATCCAGCAGTTGATGAAGGAGCCTGTGCTGCAGGACAAGCGCAGTGATCATGTCAAGTTCTGCAAGTATGCCGCTGAGCTCATTGAACGAGTGTCAGGAAAGCCTCTTCTCATTGGCACTGATGTGTCTCTGGCACGACTGCAAAAAGCAGATGTTGTTGCCCAGTCAAGGATTTCCTTCCCTGAGAAAGAGCTGCTTCTGTTGATACGTAACCATCTCATTTCTAAAGGGCTTGGGGAGACAGCAACCGTGCTGACGAAAGAGGCTGACTTGCCCATGACTGCCGCTTCTCATTCTTCTGCCTTCACCCCAGtcactgctgctgcttctcccgtCTCTCTTCCCCGAACACCTCGCATCGCCAACGGCATTGCAACTCGACTGGGCAGCCATGCTTCTGTGGGTGccactgcccctcctgcccccactgcccATCCTCAGCCACGGCCCCCGCAAGGTTCACTAGCCTTGCCTGGCCCATCTTACGCAGGCAATTCCCCCTTGATTGGTAGGATCAGTTTTATCAGAGAGAGGCCATCACCCTGCAATGGCAGGAAAATCAGAGTGTTGCGGCAGAAGTCGGACCATGGCGCCTATAGCCAAAgcccagccataaaaaagcagTTGGACAGACATCTTCCTTCCCCACCTACGCTGGACAGTATCATCACAGAATATCTTAGAGAGCAGCATGCTCGCTGCAAGAACCCAGTTGCCACCTGCCCACCTTTTTCCCTCTTTACTCCTCATCAgtgtcctgagccaaaacagagGCGGCAAGCGCCAATAAACTTTACCTCAAGGCTAAACCGCAGGGCATCATTTCCAAAGTATGGAGGGGTGGATGGCGGATGCTTTGATAGGCACCTTATCTTTAGCAG GTTCCGTCCTATTTCAGTGTTCAGGGAAGCCAATGAGGATGAGAGTGGTTTCACTTGCTGTGCATTCTCAGCACGGGAGCGGTTCCTGATGCTTGGCACCTGCACTGGGCAGTTGAAGCTCTATAATGTGTTTAGTGGACAAGAGGAAGCCAGCTATAACTGTCACAATTCGGCTATCACACATCTTGAACCTTCCAGG GATGGGTCCTTGCTGCTGACATCTGCTACTTGGAGCCAGCCTCTGTCTGCACTTTGGGGAATGAAATCAGTATTTGATAtgaa GCATTCCTTCACAGAAGATCACTATGTTGAGTTCAGTAAGCACTCTCAGGATCGAGTCATAGGTACAAAAGGAGACATTGCCCAC ATTTATGATATTCAGACTGGCAACAAGCTGTTGACTCTGTTTAACCCAGATCTTGCCAACAACTACAAGAGGAACTGTGCCACCTTTAATCCTACAGATGATCTTGTCTTAAATGATGGCGTCCTCTGGGATGTCCGCTCTGCACAAGCCATCCACAAGTTTGACAAGTTCAACATGAACATCAGTGGCGTTTTCCATCCAAATGGGCTGGAGGTCATCATTAATACTGAGATT TGGGATCTTCGCACTTTCCATCTTTTACACACAGTTCCTGCTCTGGATCAGTGTCGTGTTGTGTTCAACCACACGGGGACAGTGATGTATGGAG CTATGTTGCAGGCAGATGATGAGGATGACTTAATGGAAGAGAGGATGAAAAGCCCTTTTGGATCATCCTTCCGAACATTTAATGCAACTGACTACAAACCTATAG caACCATTGATGTGAAACGGAACATCTTTGACCTGTGTACAGACACCAAAGACTGCTATCTTGCTGTCATTGAG AACCAAGGCAGCATGGATGCTCTGAACATGGACACAGTATGCAGGCTATATGAAGTGGGCAGGCAACGTTTGGCAGAGGatgaggatgaagaggaggaCCAG